A stretch of the Archangium violaceum genome encodes the following:
- a CDS encoding aspartate carbamoyltransferase catalytic subunit has protein sequence MRHLLGIEGLRRADIEALLDRAEAHLHGGPDASHVLRGKVVANLFFEDSTRTRTSFEMAAHALGAEVLNWTTAGSSVSKGETLLDTVRNIEATGPVALVIRHRSSGAPHLAARHVRCAVINAGDGTHEHPSQALLDAFTLRRRWGSLDGRTVLIVGDIRHSRVARSNLHCLTTLGAKVVLCGPPTLLPPGLESLGAEVTSNLDSVLPRADAVMCLRVQTERQSENFFPSAREFSRMFGLNAARAERLKPEALVLHPGPMNRGVEIAPAVADGPRSVILEQVAHGVAVRRAILEEVCR, from the coding sequence ATGAGACACTTGTTGGGAATCGAGGGTCTGCGGCGCGCTGACATCGAGGCGCTGCTCGACCGGGCCGAGGCACACCTGCACGGTGGGCCGGACGCCTCGCATGTGCTGCGAGGCAAGGTGGTGGCCAACCTCTTCTTCGAGGACTCCACCCGCACCCGCACCTCCTTCGAGATGGCGGCGCACGCCCTCGGAGCCGAGGTGCTCAACTGGACGACGGCGGGCTCCTCCGTGTCCAAGGGCGAGACGCTGCTGGACACCGTCCGCAACATCGAGGCCACGGGCCCGGTGGCGCTCGTCATCCGGCACCGCTCCTCGGGGGCCCCGCACCTGGCGGCCAGGCACGTGCGCTGCGCCGTCATCAACGCCGGGGACGGCACGCACGAGCACCCCTCGCAGGCCCTGCTGGACGCCTTCACCCTGCGCCGCCGTTGGGGCAGCCTGGATGGGCGCACGGTGCTCATCGTCGGCGACATCCGCCACAGCCGCGTGGCCCGCTCCAACCTTCACTGCCTCACCACGTTGGGCGCGAAGGTGGTGCTGTGCGGCCCTCCCACGCTGCTGCCTCCCGGTCTGGAGTCCCTGGGCGCCGAGGTCACCTCCAACCTGGACTCCGTCCTCCCCCGCGCGGACGCCGTCATGTGCCTGCGCGTGCAGACGGAGCGGCAGAGCGAGAACTTCTTCCCCTCGGCGCGTGAGTTCTCCCGCATGTTCGGTCTCAACGCCGCCCGCGCCGAGCGGCTCAAGCCGGAGGCGCTCGTGCTGCACCCCGGCCCCATGAACCGGGGCGTGGAGATCGCCCCCGCCGTGGCCGATGGACCCCGCAGTGTCATCCTGGAGCAGGTGGCGCACGGGGTGGCCGTCCGCCGCGCCATCCTGGAGGAGGTGTGCCGATGA
- a CDS encoding dihydroorotase, translated as MSSTILFRRGRVIDPRNGVDGVRDVLVRDGRVAEVSEAPLQVQDARVVEASGRLVLPGFIDLHVHLREPGEEGKETILTGCMAAVAGGFTAVVAMPNTKPVNDSVLVSEYVKAKAREARLCHVYLAGAITKGLQGEEMAEMGALVSAGCVCITDDGRPVMNAGLMRRALQYAQLFDLPVMVHEEDLTLSGKGVMNEGRTSTRLGLTGIPPSAEVAMVARDMVLLEETKGRLHVAHVSCEGSVRLIREAKRRGLRVTAEATPHHFTLDDEAVGAYDTHARMNPPLRTRRDIEAVREGLADGTIDAIATDHAPHGVLEKQVEFDKAWNGVVGLETALGLTLAVVREGALSLQRAVALLTDGPAKAFGLPGGHLAPGAPADITVVEPDVEWTVDSARFFSRSRNTPFHGRRLPGRVAQTWVDGRLVFEDGHIKESR; from the coding sequence ATGAGCTCGACGATCCTCTTCCGCCGCGGGCGGGTCATCGATCCGCGCAACGGCGTGGACGGTGTGAGGGATGTGCTGGTGCGTGACGGCCGCGTCGCCGAGGTGTCCGAGGCGCCGCTGCAGGTGCAGGACGCGCGGGTGGTGGAGGCCTCGGGCAGGCTGGTGCTGCCGGGCTTCATCGACCTGCACGTGCACCTGCGCGAGCCGGGCGAGGAGGGCAAGGAGACGATCCTCACCGGGTGCATGGCGGCGGTGGCGGGTGGCTTCACCGCGGTGGTGGCCATGCCCAACACGAAGCCCGTCAACGACAGCGTGCTCGTCTCCGAGTACGTGAAGGCGAAGGCCCGCGAGGCGCGGCTGTGCCACGTGTACCTGGCGGGCGCCATCACCAAGGGGCTGCAGGGCGAGGAGATGGCGGAGATGGGCGCGCTCGTCTCGGCCGGCTGCGTCTGCATCACCGACGACGGCCGCCCGGTGATGAACGCCGGCCTCATGCGCCGCGCCCTCCAGTACGCCCAGCTCTTCGATCTCCCCGTCATGGTGCACGAGGAGGATCTGACGCTCTCGGGCAAGGGCGTGATGAACGAGGGCCGCACCTCCACGCGCCTGGGCCTCACCGGCATCCCTCCGTCCGCCGAGGTGGCCATGGTGGCGCGCGACATGGTGCTCCTGGAGGAGACGAAGGGCCGGCTACACGTCGCCCACGTCTCCTGCGAGGGCAGCGTGCGCCTCATCCGCGAGGCGAAGCGCCGGGGCCTGCGCGTCACCGCCGAGGCCACCCCGCACCACTTCACCCTGGATGACGAGGCCGTGGGCGCCTACGACACCCACGCCCGCATGAATCCGCCCCTGCGCACCCGCCGCGACATCGAGGCCGTGCGCGAGGGCCTCGCCGACGGCACCATCGACGCCATCGCCACGGACCACGCGCCCCACGGCGTGCTGGAGAAGCAGGTGGAGTTCGACAAGGCCTGGAATGGCGTGGTGGGCCTGGAGACGGCCCTGGGCCTCACGCTCGCCGTGGTACGCGAGGGTGCCCTGAGCCTGCAGCGGGCGGTGGCCCTGCTGACGGACGGGCCGGCGAAAGCATTCGGGCTGCCGGGCGGCCATCTGGCCCCTGGAGCCCCAGCGGACATCACGGTCGTGGAGCCGGACGTGGAGTGGACGGTGGACTCGGCGCGGTTCTTCTCCCGCAGCCGGAATACCCCCTTCCATGGCCGGCGCTTACCGGGCCGGGTCGCCCAGACTTGGGTCGACGGACGGCTCGTCTTCGAGGACGGTCACATCAAGGAGTCCAGGTGA
- the carA gene encoding glutamine-hydrolyzing carbamoyl-phosphate synthase small subunit, translated as MKRAVLALADGTTFEGRAIGASGETVGEVVFNTSMTGYQEILTDPSYVGQIVTMAYPEMGNVGANPGDQESQKPHAVGMVVRNSSEQHSNWRAQETLDAYLKRHGIVGIEGIDTRRLVRHVRTHGAQMGVISTEGHSPNALVERARTARGMEGLDLATGVSTHEPYLFTTPTPNLLGEPERPAPELRFDVVAYDYGLKRSMLHFLVDVGCRVKVVPAGTSAEAVLAEKPHGIFLANGPGDPAAVKGADKVVASLLGKVPVFGICLGHQILALALGGRTYKMKFGHRGANQPVKDLTTGKVEITSQNHGFAVDDASVKGKAVVSHVNLNDGTVEGLVIPDARAFSVQYHPEASPGPYDARYLFSRFAKLMAGE; from the coding sequence ATGAAGCGGGCAGTGCTGGCATTGGCGGATGGCACCACCTTCGAGGGACGCGCGATTGGCGCCTCCGGCGAGACGGTGGGTGAGGTGGTGTTCAACACGTCCATGACCGGCTACCAGGAGATCCTCACGGATCCCTCCTACGTCGGGCAGATCGTCACCATGGCGTACCCCGAGATGGGCAACGTGGGCGCCAACCCCGGTGACCAGGAGTCGCAGAAGCCCCACGCCGTGGGCATGGTGGTGCGCAACTCCTCGGAGCAGCACTCCAACTGGCGCGCCCAGGAGACGCTCGACGCCTACCTCAAGCGCCACGGCATCGTCGGCATCGAGGGCATCGACACCCGGCGCCTGGTGCGGCACGTGCGCACGCACGGCGCGCAGATGGGCGTCATCTCCACCGAGGGCCACTCGCCGAACGCCCTGGTGGAGCGCGCCCGGACGGCTCGCGGCATGGAGGGGTTGGATCTCGCCACCGGCGTGTCCACCCACGAGCCCTACCTCTTCACCACGCCGACCCCGAACCTGCTCGGCGAGCCCGAGCGGCCCGCTCCGGAGCTGCGCTTCGACGTGGTGGCCTATGATTACGGCCTCAAGCGCTCCATGCTCCACTTCCTGGTGGACGTGGGCTGCCGCGTGAAGGTGGTGCCCGCCGGCACCTCCGCCGAGGCCGTGCTCGCCGAGAAGCCCCACGGCATCTTCCTCGCCAACGGCCCGGGAGACCCCGCGGCGGTGAAGGGCGCGGACAAGGTGGTGGCCTCGCTGCTCGGCAAGGTGCCCGTCTTCGGCATCTGCCTGGGACATCAGATCCTCGCCCTCGCATTGGGCGGCCGGACGTACAAGATGAAGTTCGGCCACCGGGGCGCCAACCAGCCTGTCAAGGACCTGACCACCGGCAAGGTCGAAATCACCTCGCAAAACCACGGCTTCGCGGTGGACGATGCGAGCGTGAAGGGCAAGGCGGTGGTGAGCCACGTCAACCTCAATGACGGCACCGTGGAGGGCCTGGTCATTCCCGACGCCCGCGCCTTCAGCGTGCAATACCACCCGGAAGCCTCGCCCGGTCCGTATGACGCCCGGTACCTCTTCTCACGTTTCGCGAAGCTGATGGCCGGAGAGTAG
- a CDS encoding cytochrome B6, translated as MKHLRHLIPTTPVVVALLWIAGCAALAQETAKPRNKQPASGPDILESAPTNTSEPRPTAEGKPLPNRDEVMRKQRQYLEQRYDLSGRTHPTIRMSGGRKPIPVGPTARLPQGVTWESLGQMSPEEIRQKKIFPYTPLWHPLQEVGGMVFPPVQTKVVDGLERVDVGFDLPDAYLPEFPPALFVTNRPDLGDVSKGQLITLQNFETLFQDVLTPFQMEGMRLLLQKTTAQRHNLTLDRSTAKPVEGVSCLDCHVNGHTTGQFHLTPDVRPQSERFRLDTTSLRGVFAQTRFGSKRTLRSLEQFVQTEENSAYFDGDISLAERKGARHFTDREQMAMGHMQNIIDFPPAPKLDIQGKLDRTKATESEVRGEAVFNKHCASCHPAPFYTDNLAHDLRVERFYNHVGSTPMGAKGRAEGPIKTFTLRGIKDSPPYLHDGRLLTLEDTVEFFNLVLQSRMSQQEKADLVEFLRVL; from the coding sequence GTGAAACATCTCAGACACCTCATCCCAACCACGCCCGTTGTCGTAGCGCTCCTCTGGATTGCTGGCTGTGCCGCCCTGGCCCAGGAGACGGCCAAACCCAGGAACAAGCAGCCCGCGAGCGGTCCGGACATCCTCGAGTCCGCGCCCACCAACACCTCCGAGCCCCGCCCCACCGCCGAGGGCAAGCCGCTGCCAAACCGGGACGAGGTGATGCGCAAGCAGCGCCAGTACCTCGAGCAGCGCTACGATCTCTCCGGCCGCACGCACCCCACCATCCGCATGTCCGGCGGGCGCAAGCCCATCCCCGTGGGCCCCACGGCGCGTCTGCCCCAGGGGGTGACGTGGGAGTCGCTCGGCCAGATGTCGCCGGAGGAGATCCGCCAGAAGAAGATCTTCCCCTACACGCCCCTGTGGCACCCGCTGCAGGAGGTGGGCGGCATGGTGTTCCCGCCCGTGCAGACGAAGGTCGTGGACGGCCTGGAGCGCGTGGACGTGGGCTTCGATCTTCCGGATGCCTACCTGCCCGAGTTCCCCCCCGCCCTCTTCGTCACCAACCGCCCCGACCTGGGTGACGTGAGCAAGGGCCAGCTCATCACGCTGCAGAACTTCGAGACGCTCTTCCAGGACGTGCTGACGCCCTTCCAGATGGAGGGCATGCGGCTGCTGCTGCAGAAGACGACCGCCCAGCGCCACAACCTCACCCTGGATCGCTCCACGGCGAAGCCGGTGGAGGGCGTCTCCTGCCTGGATTGCCACGTGAACGGCCACACCACCGGCCAGTTCCACCTCACGCCGGACGTACGGCCCCAGAGCGAGCGCTTCCGCCTGGACACCACCTCGCTGCGAGGCGTCTTCGCGCAGACGCGCTTCGGCTCCAAGCGCACGCTGCGCTCGCTCGAGCAGTTCGTCCAGACGGAGGAGAACTCCGCCTACTTCGACGGCGACATCTCACTGGCCGAGCGCAAGGGAGCGCGTCACTTCACCGACCGCGAGCAGATGGCGATGGGCCACATGCAGAACATCATCGACTTCCCGCCCGCGCCCAAGCTCGACATCCAGGGGAAGCTGGATCGCACCAAGGCCACCGAGTCCGAGGTCCGCGGCGAGGCCGTCTTCAACAAGCACTGCGCCAGCTGCCACCCGGCCCCGTTCTACACGGACAACCTCGCGCATGATCTACGGGTCGAGCGCTTCTACAACCACGTGGGCTCCACGCCCATGGGTGCCAAGGGCCGCGCCGAGGGCCCCATCAAGACGTTCACCCTGCGCGGCATCAAGGACTCGCCGCCCTACCTGCACGACGGTCGGCTGCTCACGCTCGAGGATACGGTGGAGTTCTTCAACCTCGTGCTCCAGTCGCGCATGAGCCAGCAGGAGAAGGCCGACCTCGTCGAGTTCCTGCGCGTGCTGTAG